In a single window of the Arachis hypogaea cultivar Tifrunner chromosome 6, arahy.Tifrunner.gnm2.J5K5, whole genome shotgun sequence genome:
- the LOC114924140 gene encoding uncharacterized protein, whose protein sequence is MAEVKAMNQEAYRYLIAIPPRYWSRSRFTYNSKVDTLVNNMSESFNSAIVDVREKPIVTMLEEIRVKLMTRWAENRELAQNYLGTILPRIRFRLKKRSRSARDWRPYWSAALKYEVVNGLEKFAVDLGSHECSCRIWQMSGIPCVHAISCIKFKGLDIEPFVAGCYKREAYMRCYDSIIHPLNGVDLWERIAHPDVMPPPYRRPSHRPVKKRIAAPGDEEQSSRTQLSRKGETQRCSLCGSVGHKRSRCPKPIEELQSKNKGKQQKGSTKTNHLPAKGGRKTASSQPKRKAVSPT, encoded by the exons ATGGCCGAGGTGAAAGCTATGAATCAAGAGGCCTATAGGTATCTAATTGCTATCCCTCCTAGGTATTGGTCTAGATCTAGGTTCACTTATAACTCTAAGGTAGATACATTGGTTAATAACATGTCTGAGAGCTTTAATTCTGCCATTGTTGATGTTAGAGAGAAGCCTATAGTCACCATGTTAGAGGAAATAAGGGTAAAACTAATGACTAGGTGGGCAGAAAATAGAGAACTTGCACAAAATTATTTAGGGACAATCTTACCTAGGATTAGATTCAGGTTGAAGAAGAGATCTAGGTCAGCTAGGGATTGGAGACCATACTGGTCTGCAGCTTTGAAGTATGAAGTGGTGAACGGATTAGAGAAGTTTGCGGTGGACTTAGGATCCCATGAATGTTCATGTAGAATTTGGCAGATGAGTGGCATACCCTGTGTCCATGCTATCAGTTGCATCAAGTTCAAGGGACTAGACATAGAACCTTTTGTGGCTGGGTGTTATAAGAGAGAAGCTTACATGAGGTGCTATGACTCAATCATACATCCCTTGAATGGAGTAGATCTTTGGGAGAGGATTGCACACCCTGATGTTATGCCTCCCCCCTATCGAAGGCCTAGTCACAGGCCAGTGAAAAAGAGGATAGCAGCTCCTGGAGATGAAGAGCAGAGCAGCCGCACTCAACTATCAAGGAAGGGAGAGACACAAAGGTGCTCTCTGTGTGGATCTGTTGGGCACAAAAGAAGCAGATGCCCTAAACCTATTGAGGAGTTG CAGTCAAAGAACAAAGGAAAACAGCAGAAGGGAAGCACCAAGACAAACCATCTACCTGCCAAGGGAGGAAGGAAGACTGCCTCTTCCCAGCCCAAAAGGAAAGCTGTTTCACCAACTTAG